One genomic region from Stackebrandtia nassauensis DSM 44728 encodes:
- a CDS encoding DddA-like double-stranded DNA deaminase toxin: MSTALESARTTVVVTAERCEQAVVATETARSAADDMVRWSHGMGLAAPGEGLQQITDALNETTSCWMTARTAVLAAVSALDRVPQEPRRDNVLGHVDAAVEQLDQAHTAATAAVTKSGDAYALAVEVGSASVKAAVSEIAAVGPEATAAVDAAYRAVEEYRRQLLAVYGTASVTATEQETATDSPRPTTPPGPHARWRPDPPSAPHVAAIRRVGWPKKPQSDDDVRARGQLYHRDGTPWNASMLIASRRGPASQRTDLKEPWASDPGYTTGWHIEGNTAALMVKHQQRDAVLYINQAVCGAEEPQDPKRCHSNIVAMLSVGYALYVHSVQESGWLRRRVYKGTGEAIR, translated from the coding sequence ATGTCGACCGCGCTGGAGTCCGCCCGCACCACGGTGGTGGTCACCGCCGAGCGGTGTGAGCAGGCGGTGGTGGCCACCGAGACGGCCCGCAGCGCCGCTGATGACATGGTTCGGTGGTCGCACGGGATGGGTCTTGCGGCGCCCGGCGAGGGGCTACAGCAGATCACCGACGCGCTCAACGAGACCACGTCCTGTTGGATGACTGCGCGCACTGCGGTGCTTGCCGCCGTCAGCGCGCTGGACCGCGTCCCACAGGAACCCCGCCGCGACAATGTCCTCGGGCACGTGGATGCGGCTGTCGAGCAGCTGGACCAGGCCCACACGGCGGCCACCGCGGCAGTCACCAAGTCCGGCGACGCCTACGCGCTCGCCGTCGAGGTCGGGTCCGCCAGTGTGAAGGCCGCCGTGTCCGAAATAGCCGCGGTAGGTCCGGAAGCGACCGCCGCCGTCGACGCTGCGTACCGGGCCGTCGAGGAGTACCGGCGGCAGCTGCTCGCCGTCTACGGGACGGCATCGGTGACGGCCACCGAGCAGGAAACCGCGACCGATAGCCCACGACCCACGACACCGCCAGGACCGCACGCAAGGTGGCGACCCGACCCGCCCAGCGCGCCTCACGTTGCCGCGATCCGCCGTGTCGGCTGGCCAAAGAAACCTCAGTCCGACGATGATGTGCGGGCGCGCGGGCAGCTGTACCACCGCGATGGCACCCCGTGGAACGCGAGCATGCTGATCGCGTCGCGCCGGGGCCCGGCCAGCCAGCGCACCGACCTCAAAGAACCATGGGCCTCGGACCCGGGATACACGACCGGCTGGCATATCGAGGGAAACACAGCCGCGCTCATGGTCAAACACCAGCAGCGGGATGCGGTGCTGTACATCAACCAGGCCGTTTGTGGCGCGGAGGAGCCCCAGGACCCGAAGCGGTGTCACTCGAACATCGTGGCGATGCTGTCGGTGGGGTATGCGCTGTACGTGCATAGTGTGCAGGAGAGCGGCTGGCTACGCCGACGAGTCTATAAGGGAACCGGAGAGGCGATTCGATGA
- a CDS encoding helix-turn-helix transcriptional regulator: protein MGTGKRGRPTQPTVKRHIRGGLGCEYRIAWMLRINRLYGDDQSLSVGKKFARAFRGGSWDREVDGSQITHWEKLDQIPGYEVIRRYEELLGLPRNSLIAVADVVYHDKRGTPGSPHLKRPPDPYGIRRAGLGDVVDRALSTDAMNGDDWDALTANLDATRTVLPASDPGWPAVVERLAQELLLAEHIHWAQRNEAMVRFVGDPSSTSMVIAVCDALSADSRNQVSSELLGLLEITPHPDAMAHLIRQVSTPVNEVARRGAWWAAAEKTGRGHLRTPDLIALAKHARRLLAGYEGHPDCRSAAANVLYQLHAVTPALFKSLRLNESDASVRNVLTGGRIVAVTDASVTVNRIAEVVLGQMSSGHLSTDPILAELLGDALFDPQVTARLGALSLIRVTPYRKPTANVLAMELGGKDARSNPDLFASMVRALAFLGTPTHRQHLEKIALATDGFAPRFRATVIHSLAHCGESDSADEVWTALIVRHLMNQSNPMEKHIADGLIYALGIQRRFGSLRRLVANPAMPGPVRAAASWWLNLPEHVLRSTSR from the coding sequence ATGGGAACGGGTAAGCGCGGCCGTCCAACCCAGCCAACCGTCAAACGCCACATCCGTGGTGGCTTGGGTTGCGAGTACCGCATCGCCTGGATGTTGAGAATCAATCGTCTATACGGTGACGACCAGTCTTTGTCGGTGGGCAAAAAGTTCGCGCGAGCGTTCCGTGGCGGCAGTTGGGACCGGGAAGTAGACGGTTCGCAGATCACACACTGGGAGAAACTCGACCAGATACCGGGTTACGAGGTGATCCGCCGGTACGAGGAACTGCTCGGTCTGCCCCGTAACTCTCTCATCGCCGTCGCCGATGTCGTCTATCACGACAAACGAGGCACTCCCGGTAGTCCGCACCTGAAGCGACCGCCCGACCCCTACGGCATTCGCCGCGCCGGGCTCGGTGACGTGGTGGACCGGGCGTTGAGCACTGACGCGATGAACGGCGACGACTGGGATGCCCTGACCGCGAACCTGGACGCGACTCGAACTGTTCTACCCGCTTCGGACCCGGGATGGCCCGCAGTCGTCGAACGGCTGGCCCAGGAACTGTTGCTGGCCGAGCACATCCATTGGGCGCAACGCAATGAGGCGATGGTGCGGTTCGTCGGAGACCCCTCCAGCACGTCTATGGTCATCGCGGTGTGTGACGCACTTTCGGCGGATTCGCGCAACCAGGTGTCGAGCGAGCTGTTGGGGTTGTTGGAGATTACGCCGCATCCGGACGCCATGGCTCACCTGATCCGTCAAGTGTCCACACCCGTCAACGAAGTAGCCCGGCGTGGTGCGTGGTGGGCGGCGGCTGAGAAGACTGGTCGCGGCCACTTGCGGACACCGGATCTGATCGCGTTGGCCAAACATGCGAGAAGACTGCTCGCGGGCTATGAAGGCCATCCCGACTGCCGTTCAGCGGCGGCCAACGTTTTGTACCAGCTTCACGCGGTTACACCGGCTCTGTTCAAGTCCTTGCGGCTGAATGAAAGCGACGCCTCAGTCCGAAATGTACTCACCGGCGGCCGCATCGTTGCGGTGACCGACGCGTCCGTGACGGTGAACCGGATAGCGGAGGTGGTACTTGGCCAAATGTCATCCGGTCACCTGTCCACTGACCCGATATTGGCCGAACTCCTGGGGGATGCTCTGTTCGATCCTCAGGTCACCGCACGGCTCGGCGCGTTGTCGCTGATTAGAGTGACCCCGTACCGGAAACCGACGGCGAACGTGCTGGCGATGGAGCTGGGTGGAAAAGATGCTCGCTCCAATCCGGACCTCTTTGCCAGTATGGTGCGCGCCTTGGCATTCCTGGGCACGCCGACGCACCGGCAGCATCTTGAGAAGATCGCGCTCGCCACCGATGGCTTCGCGCCTCGGTTCCGAGCCACGGTGATCCACTCGCTGGCTCACTGCGGCGAAAGTGACAGTGCCGACGAGGTCTGGACGGCACTCATAGTGCGGCACCTGATGAACCAGAGCAATCCGATGGAAAAGCACATCGCTGACGGGTTGATCTACGCGCTGGGAATTCAGCGCCGCTTCGGCAGTCTGCGGAGGCTTGTTGCCAATCCCGCCATGCCCGGACCGGTGCGAGCCGCCGCGTCCTGGTGGTTGAACCTGCCCGAGCATGTTTTGCGTAGCACCTCGCGTTGA
- a CDS encoding restriction endonuclease: MGVAWVVRSGRNGERDQWALANGVSGGGWREWPDLTACKSREDIAAVITKILPDMGMATQANYTGQTWALRGRIAKGDLIVMPMKTTKQLAMGRVTSGYEYLADQPDPDQRHVVRVDWQRTDLPRSAVKQDLLYTLGSALSIFAPTKGHAIARLEALLETGEDPGLVSFSTPVSLSESAGADDVDEPETHTDIEEVARDRITARIAEEFAGHDLALLITAILRAEGYVCTMSPPGADKGIDIVAGGGLLGMDSPRLIVQVKSGGQISDTVVRDLGGVIHSQRADQGLLVAWGGLTKSARASVYGQQFRIRAWTAEDVVDAVTRVYDRLPEDIRSRLPLTRVWMLTG; this comes from the coding sequence ATGGGCGTGGCGTGGGTGGTCCGGTCCGGTAGGAACGGTGAACGCGATCAGTGGGCGCTTGCCAACGGGGTCTCTGGTGGCGGCTGGCGAGAATGGCCCGACCTGACTGCGTGCAAGAGCCGCGAGGACATCGCGGCGGTCATCACCAAGATCTTGCCTGACATGGGGATGGCGACCCAGGCCAACTACACCGGGCAGACGTGGGCACTTCGTGGCCGTATCGCCAAAGGCGACTTGATAGTCATGCCGATGAAGACGACGAAGCAACTCGCGATGGGACGCGTCACCAGCGGTTACGAGTACCTCGCTGACCAACCCGACCCGGACCAGCGGCATGTGGTGAGAGTGGACTGGCAACGAACGGACCTGCCCCGCTCAGCGGTGAAGCAAGACCTGCTCTACACCCTCGGCAGCGCATTGTCGATCTTCGCACCGACCAAGGGGCACGCGATCGCCCGGCTGGAGGCCCTGCTGGAGACCGGAGAAGATCCCGGGCTGGTTTCGTTCTCCACCCCGGTGAGTCTGTCCGAGTCGGCTGGCGCTGATGATGTGGACGAACCGGAAACGCACACGGACATCGAAGAGGTGGCGCGCGATCGCATCACCGCACGCATCGCCGAGGAGTTCGCCGGTCATGACTTGGCATTGCTGATAACCGCGATTCTTAGGGCCGAAGGTTATGTCTGCACCATGTCACCCCCGGGGGCTGATAAGGGGATCGACATCGTCGCCGGGGGCGGGCTTCTTGGTATGGACTCACCGCGCTTGATCGTTCAGGTCAAGTCGGGTGGTCAGATTTCCGACACCGTGGTTCGTGATCTCGGCGGCGTTATTCATTCTCAACGCGCGGACCAGGGACTGCTGGTGGCCTGGGGTGGGCTGACCAAGAGTGCTCGTGCGTCGGTGTATGGGCAACAGTTTCGGATTCGGGCTTGGACTGCGGAAGACGTCGTGGATGCGGTGACCCGGGTATATGACCGGCTGCCTGAAGACATCCGTTCTCGCCTGCCGCTGACTCGTGTATGGATGCTCACCGGCTAA